From the Musa acuminata AAA Group cultivar baxijiao chromosome BXJ3-7, Cavendish_Baxijiao_AAA, whole genome shotgun sequence genome, one window contains:
- the LOC135642675 gene encoding proline-rich receptor-like protein kinase PERK4, with protein MMNSEDATSAYSAPHGPPLPPPSPVIALAFNKSTFCYEELATATNGFSHANLLGQGGFGYVHKGVLPNGKEIAVKQLKSGSGQGEREFQAEVDIISRVHHRHLVSLVGYCISGSQRMLVYEFVPNKTLEYHLHGKGLSAMDWSTRLKIALGSARGLAYLHEDCHPRIIHRDIKSANILLDLKFEAMVADFGLAKLSSDNHTHVSTRVMGTFGYLAPEYASSGKLTEKSDVFSYGVMLLELITGRRPVDTHTFMEDSLVDWARPVLSRALADGDYDEIADPRLDGNYDPMEMARMVACAAASVRHSARRRPKMSQIVRALEGDVSLEDLNEGMRPGQSMLFGSGSDYESNSYTSSMNRLRKVMIASPEYSDGYDGPITEFEHCHSASSSGGFSGDLNPIGKQRHF; from the exons ATGATGAACAGCGAAGACGCAACCTCAGCCTACTCAGCGCCTCATGGTCCTCCACTGCCACCCCCCTCCCCTGTCATCGCCCTCGCCTTCAACAAGAGCACCTTCTGCTACGAAGAGCTCGCGACTGCGACCAACGGGTTCTCGCATGCTAACCTGTTGGGGCAGGGAGGATTTGGGTACGTGCACAAAGGAGTTCTCCCCAATGGGAAGGAGATCGCAGTAAAGCAACTCAAGTCGGGGAGCGGACAGGGAGAGCGGGAGTTCCAGGCTGAGGTCGACATCATTAGCCGCGTTCACCATCGCCACCTCGTGTCCCTCGTCGGATACTGCATCTCTGGTTCACAGAGAATGCTGGTGTACGAGTTCGTCCCCAACAAGACGCTCGAGTACCACCTCCATG GAAAAGGACTCTCGGCGATGGATTGGTCGACCAGACTCAAAATTGCGTTAGGATCAGCCAGAGGACTCGCTTACCTGCATGAGGACT GTCACCCTCGAATCATTCACCGTGACATCAAGTCTGCCAACATCCTCCTGGATTTAAAATTCGAAGCCATG GTGGCAGATTTCGGGTTGGCCAAACTGTCGTCCGACAACCACACTCATGTTTCCACACGTGTTATGGGAACGTTCGG GTATTTGGCTCCTGAGTACGCATCGAGCGGGAAGCTGACAGAGAAATCTGATGTCTTTTCCTATGGagtgatgcttctggagctgatAACAGGACGACGACCGGTCGATACACACACATTCATGGAAGATAGCTTGGTGGACTGG GCAAGGCCTGTGTTGTCGCGTGCTTTGGCTGACGGAGACTACGATGAGATAGCTGATCCACGCTTAGACGGCAACTACGATCCCATGGAGATGGCACGCATGGTGGCTTGTGCCGCTGCCAGCGTTCGCCACTCTGCGAGAAGACGACCGAAGATGAGCCAG ATTGTGAGAGCATTGGAAGGCGACGTATCGCTGGAAGACTTGAACGAGGGGATGAGGCCCGGGCAGAGCATGCTCTTCGGCTCAGGCTCCGACTATGAATCGAACTCGTACACCTCCAGCATGAACCGTCTCAGAAAGGTTATGATCGCAAGCCCTGAATACAGTGATGGGTACGACGGACCGATCACAGAATTCGAGCATTGCCATTCTGCATCCAGCAGCGGAGGATTCTCCGGCGACTTGAATCCTATCGGAAAACAAAGGCATTTTTGA
- the LOC135643312 gene encoding uncharacterized protein LOC135643312, translating into MNSKSTVENSLCRSDDLNVELTLGVSPSRHVSNPPSSSSSLLPPPPPTLQQQPHQYSQTNLPPPFPPVLHVPRRYTVIPPPTNPAAAVASSSSASASPRSGGGRTRRNPTQGPRSGKSDSIKPIFPWSTDRRATVHSLSYLLSHDLKEVYGDAQCKRCEARRIIRYDLESKFREVACRIAATRHLMHDRAPAEWMNPTFPDCDACGQPNCMRPVVDGKKRNINWLFMLLGQTLGYCTLEQLKYFCKHTKNHRTGAKDRVLYLTYLGLCKQLDPNGPFDL; encoded by the coding sequence ATGAACAGCAAGAGTACTGTGGAGAACTCCTTGTGCAGATCCGACGATCTCAACGTCGAACTCACCCTCGGAGTCTCTCCGTCACGTCACGTGTCGaaccctccctcctcctcctcttctttgctgccgccgccgccgcctacaCTGCAGCAACAGCCGCACCAGTATTCGCAGACTAACTTGCCGCCGCCTTTCCCTCCCGTCTTGCATGTTCCTCGTCGTTACACGGTCATCCCTCCTCCCACCAATCCTGCCGCTGctgttgcttcttcttcttctgcttctgcttcgccTCGGTCGGGCGGGGGACGCACACGGCGCAACCCCACCCAGGGGCCGAGGAGCGGCAAGAGCGACTCCATCAAACCAATCTTTCCATGGTCCACCGATCGTCGGGCCACCGTCCACAGCCTGAGTTACTTGCTCTCCCATGACCTCAAGGAGGTATACGGGGATGCGCAGTGCAAGCGGTGCGAGGCGCGGAGGATAATCAGGTACGACCTGGAGTCCAAGTTCCGGGAGGTGGCGTGTCGCATCGCGGCGACGAGGCACCTCATGCACGACCGGGCGCCGGCGGAGTGGATGAACCCGACGTTCCCGGACTGCGACGCCTGCGGGCAGCCCAACTGCATGCGGCCGGTGGTGGACGGGAAGAAACGCAACATCAACTGGCTGTTCATGCTGCTGGGGCAGACGTTGGGATACTGCACGCTGGAACAGCTCAAGTATTTCTGCAAGCATACCAAGAACCACCGCACCGGCGCCAAGGACCGAGTGCTCTACCTGACTTACCTCGGCCTTTGCAAGCAGCTGGATCCGAACGGCCCATTCGATCTCTGA
- the LOC135582759 gene encoding probable BOI-related E3 ubiquitin-protein ligase 3 has protein sequence MKHPFLMAVEAHNLHLFSSQPLLRSRFQLLITIWNQPSLHTMQMGFLSPVSGAAAAPGSGLGFNNVASSAVLAPRKRLRQVSLLGDDMSSHLQQQVLDIDRLILQHAERARAELTERRKRFTRQILAALEEGMSKRLRASQEEIARLGKMNWALEERIKSLCVENQMWRDMARSNEATANALRANLEQFLAAQARAEEEAATADDAESCCCVGDGEEEAGVRREWRRACRSCHDGEPSVLLLPCQHLCLCAACGPAVDACPVCQCRKNGSVCINMS, from the exons ATGAAACACCCCTTTCTCATGGCAGTAGAAGCCCACAACCTTCACCTCTTCTCCTCTCAACCCCTCCTAAGAAGCAGGTTCCAACTTCTCATCACCATTT GGAATCAACCAAGCTTGCACACCATGCAAATGGGATTCCTCTCTCCGGTATCCGGTGCTGCTGCCGCCCCCGGCAGTGGGCTCGGCTTCAACAACGTCGCCTCCTCCGCAGTGCTAGCGCCAAGGAAGCGGTTGCGCCAGGTCTCGCTTCTTGGCGATGACATGTCCTCCCACCTGCAGCAGCAGGTGCTCGACATCGATCGCCTCATCCTGCAACAC GCGGAGAGGGCGCGGGCGGAGCTGACGGAGCGGCGGAAGCGGTTCACGAGGCAGATCCTCGCTGCGCTGGAGGAAGGCATGTCGAAGCGGCTTAGGGCGAGCCAAGAAGAGATCGCAAGGTTAGGGAAGATGAACTGGGCATTGGAGGAGCGCATCAAGAGCCTGTGCGTGGAGAACCAGATGTGGCGCGACATGGCGCGGAGCAACGAGGCAACGGCCAACGCGCTGAGGGCCAACCTCGAACAGTTCCTCGCGGCGCAGGCGAGGGCAGAGGAGGAGGCAGCGACCGCCGACGACGCCGAATCCTGCTGCTGCGTAGGCGACGGGGAGGAGGAGGCCGGCGTGAGGAGGGAGTGGAGGAGAGCTTGCCGGAGCTGCCACGACGGCGAACCGTCGGTGCTGCTACTGCCGTGCCAGCATTTGTGCCTCTGCGCGGCGTGCGGCCCGGCCGTGGACGCATGCCCCGTCTGCCAATGCCGCAAGAATGGTAGTGTGTGCATAAACATGTCTTGA
- the LOC135642598 gene encoding fe(2+) transport protein 1-like: MLRTAMTTPNNHQPWRTMASRFHNTGVLLLLFLCNAVAAANETESSAPSECDTKFPGDCHNKAAALQLKIIAIAAILVASMLGVCLPLFSRSVPALGPDRDLFVVVKAFASGVILATGYMHVLPDSFDDLGSPCLPEDPWSKFPFTTFVAMLSAIGTLMLDSMMLTSYNKRRPKVSSATVTGHGHCAVPQLDADGKDGRETVVLRNRIIAQVLEMGIIVHSVVIGLSMGASENVCTIRPLVAALCFHQLFEGMGLGGCILQAEYGMKMRGILAFFFAVTTPFGVVLGIGLSNTYRDNSPTALIVVGLLNAASAGLLNYTAMVDLLANDFMGPKLQGSFKLQLWAYVAVLLGAGGMSLMAKWA, translated from the exons ATGCTTCGAACTGCGATGACAACGCCAAACAATCACCAACCTTGGAGAACAATGGCTTCCCGTTTCCACAACACCGGCGtcctcctccttctcttcctctgcAACGCTGTGGCTGCGGCCAACGAGACGGAATCCTCGGCGCCGTCGGAGTGCGACACCAAGTTCCCCGGGGATTGCCACAACAAGGCGGCGGCCCTGCAGCTGAAGATCATCGCCATCGCTGCCATCCTCGTCGCCAGCATGCTCGGCGTCTGCCTCCCCCTCTTCTCCCGCTCGGTGCCCGCGCTCGGGCCCGACCGCGACCTCTTCGTGGTCGTCAAGGCCTTCGCCTCCGGTGTGATCCTCGCCACCGGGTACATGCATGTCCTGCCGGACTCCTTCGACGACCTCGGCTCGCCTTGCCTGCCCGAAGACCCATGGTCCAAGTTCCCGTTCACCACCTTCGTCGCCATGCTGTCGGCCATCGGCACGCTGATGTTGGACTCCATGATGCTCACCTCTTACAATAAGAGGAGGCCGAAGGTCAGCAGCGCCACGGTCACCGGCCACGGCCATTGCGCCGTGCCGCAGCTCGATGCGGACGGCAAAGATGGGCGAGAAACTGTGGTGCTCCGAAACCGCATTATAGCACAG GTGCTGGAGATGGGCATCATAGTTCACTCTGTGGTGATAGGGCTGTCCATGGGAGCCTCTGAGAACGTCTGCACCATCCGTCCTCTGGTGGCTGCCCTTTGTTTCCACCAACTCTTCGAAGGAATGGGCCTCGGTGGCTGCATTCTTCAG GCTGAGTACGGGATGAAGATGAGAGGCATCCTGGCCTTCTTCTTCGCGGTGACCACCCCGTTCGGAGTCGTCCTCGGCATCGGGCTGTCCAACACCTACAGAGACAACAGCCCGACGGCGCTCATCGTGGTGGGGCTGCTGAACGCCGCCTCCGCGGGGCTGCTCAACTACACGGCCATGGTGGATCTCCTGGCCAACGACTTCATGGGGCCAAAGCTACAAGGCAGCTTCAAGCTTCAACTCTGGGCTTACGTAGCGGTGCTGTTGGGCGCCGGCGGCATGTCTCTCATGGCCAAATGGGCCTGA
- the LOC103990974 gene encoding transcription factor JUNGBRUNNEN 1, translating into MEERMGKRGELGAVEDEDDVLLPGFRFRPTDEELVGFYLRRKVAKKRLSMEIIKEIDIYKYDPWDLPKASTGGDEEYFFCLRGRKYRNSIRPNRVTGSGFWKATGIDRPIYSAGNSGDCIGLKKSLVYYRGSAGKGTKTEWMMHEFRLPNITDSNSPCKREAEIWTICRIFKKSASHRKTPNAPTESSTAGNDCWCIASSGYSNGENGQVCAGHWELMKQAPLALCPDMVQSPGMDDFFSGDGKWDELGRIMDFITD; encoded by the exons atggaGGAGAGGATGGGCAAGAGGGGAGAGCTGGGAGCCGTGGAGGACGAAGACGATGTTCTTCTTCCGGGATTCCGGTTCCGTCCCACCGACGAAGAGCTCGTGGGGTTTTATCTCCGGCGGAAGGTGGCCAAGAAGCGTCTCAGCATGGAGATCATCAAAGAGATAGATATCTACAAATATGATCCGTGGGATCTACCAA AAGCGAGCACTGGTGGCGACGAGGAGTACTTCTTCTGCCTCAGAGGGAGGAAGTACCGAAACAGCATCAGGCCAAATAGGGTGACCGGGTCAGGTTTCTGGAAGGCGACCGGCATCGACAGGCCCATATACTCCGCAGGCAACTCCGGCGACTGCATCGGCCTCAAGAAATCCCTGGTTTACTACCGAGGGAGTGCAGGAAAGGGTACCAAAACGGAATGGATGATGCATGAGTTCCGCCTTCCCAACATCACCGACAGCAATTCTCCGTGCAAGCGTGAAGCT GAAATCTGGACGATCTGCCGAATCTTCAAGAAGAGTGCCTCCCACAGGAAGACACCAAATGCGCCAACCGAGTCAAGCACTGCAGGGAACGACTGCTGGTGCATCGCCTCCTCGGGCTATTCCAATGGAGAGAACGGCCAAGTATGCGCAGGCCACTGGGAGTTGATGAAGCAAGCTCCCTTGGCCTTGTGTCCCGACATGGTTCAGAGTCCAGGCATGGATGATTTCTTCAGCGGAGATGGTAAATGGGATGAACTCGGAAGGATTATGGACTTCATAACAGATTGA